The Galactobacillus timonensis genome has a segment encoding these proteins:
- a CDS encoding DNA polymerase, whose product MEKIETMSIDLETFSSVDIGKCSVYKYAESTDFEILLFGVSINSGDVVVYDIASGDQLPKDILRALTDPAVRKWAFHANFERVCISVWLQRVHPDYFVGYSAPDDPCSKYLNPEGWYCSMVWSAYMGLPMSLAGAGAVLGFEKQKMTEGKDLIAYFCKPCRPTKTNGGRTRNLPSHAPEKWAAFKAYNKRDVEVEMQIQRRLHKFPVPESVWEEYWIDQQINDRGVRIDRKLVGNAISIDSQTREKLLGRMKEITHLDNPNSVVQMLDWLESHGVDANSLDKKHVEELRKSAGGEVKEVLRLRQMTAKSSVKKYQAMENAVCSDDRIRGMFMFYGASRSGRFAGRIVQLQNLVRNSIPDLEQARDLVRIGDIESLDMLYDNIPQVLSELIRTALVPREGMKFVVADYSSIEARALAYLAGEQHTIDSFARGEDLYCATASAMFGVPVVKHGINGDLRQKGKIATLACGYGGSVGALKAMGALDMGLREEELQPIVDSWRAANPNIVQLWYDADAAVRTVIKGHGSVETHGIRFVYRSGMLFVELPSGRHLSYVKPQIGENRFGGESITYLGLDSTKHWNRIESFGGKIVENITQAICRDILCYAMRTLRDCNIVAHIHDELVIECGKDVAVDAICKQMGRTPPWVPGLLLRADGYECNFYMKD is encoded by the coding sequence ATGGAAAAGATCGAAACCATGAGCATTGACCTTGAGACGTTTAGCAGCGTCGATATTGGAAAGTGCTCTGTGTATAAGTATGCGGAAAGCACTGATTTTGAAATATTACTGTTTGGCGTATCCATCAATAGCGGTGATGTTGTAGTTTACGATATTGCTTCGGGAGATCAGCTGCCAAAAGATATTCTCAGGGCATTAACGGATCCGGCTGTTAGAAAATGGGCCTTTCATGCAAACTTTGAAAGGGTGTGCATTTCGGTGTGGTTACAAAGAGTACACCCGGATTATTTCGTTGGATACAGTGCTCCGGATGACCCATGTAGTAAGTACCTTAACCCGGAGGGCTGGTACTGTTCCATGGTGTGGTCTGCCTATATGGGGCTTCCGATGTCACTTGCCGGAGCAGGCGCTGTCCTCGGGTTCGAAAAACAGAAGATGACCGAAGGCAAAGACTTGATCGCCTATTTTTGTAAGCCTTGTCGACCGACAAAGACAAACGGCGGAAGGACAAGGAATCTACCATCGCATGCTCCTGAGAAGTGGGCAGCATTTAAGGCGTACAACAAGAGAGATGTAGAGGTGGAGATGCAGATTCAACGACGACTGCACAAGTTTCCCGTACCAGAGAGCGTTTGGGAAGAGTACTGGATCGATCAGCAAATTAACGATCGAGGCGTACGCATAGACCGAAAACTAGTGGGGAATGCTATCTCCATTGATTCTCAAACAAGAGAGAAGCTGCTTGGGAGAATGAAAGAGATCACGCATCTCGACAATCCGAATAGTGTGGTACAGATGCTTGACTGGCTTGAAAGTCACGGAGTCGATGCAAATTCACTAGATAAAAAGCATGTAGAAGAACTGCGGAAGTCGGCAGGTGGAGAGGTGAAGGAAGTATTGCGGCTCCGGCAGATGACAGCAAAGTCCTCAGTGAAAAAATATCAAGCGATGGAGAATGCTGTCTGTAGCGATGATCGGATTCGCGGCATGTTCATGTTTTATGGCGCATCGAGATCGGGACGGTTTGCAGGACGCATTGTTCAGCTTCAGAATCTCGTTCGAAACTCCATTCCTGACCTTGAGCAGGCACGAGATCTTGTTAGAATCGGCGATATAGAATCACTGGATATGCTCTACGACAACATTCCGCAGGTTCTATCGGAGCTGATTCGTACAGCCCTTGTGCCAAGAGAGGGAATGAAGTTTGTTGTTGCCGACTATTCTAGCATTGAGGCAAGAGCATTGGCATATCTAGCGGGTGAGCAGCATACGATCGACTCTTTTGCCCGAGGCGAGGATTTGTACTGCGCAACAGCATCCGCCATGTTCGGCGTGCCGGTTGTAAAGCATGGCATCAACGGCGATTTGAGACAAAAAGGGAAAATAGCAACGCTGGCCTGTGGTTATGGCGGCAGTGTCGGAGCGCTTAAGGCGATGGGTGCTCTGGATATGGGGTTAAGGGAGGAAGAACTGCAACCCATTGTGGATTCTTGGAGAGCTGCAAATCCCAATATCGTTCAGCTTTGGTACGACGCGGACGCGGCTGTTAGAACCGTGATCAAAGGTCATGGCAGTGTGGAAACGCATGGTATCCGTTTTGTGTATCGCTCTGGCATGTTATTTGTTGAGCTGCCGTCAGGACGACACCTATCCTACGTAAAACCACAGATAGGGGAGAATCGCTTTGGCGGAGAATCGATCACTTATTTGGGACTGGATAGTACCAAACACTGGAATCGGATCGAATCTTTCGGCGGAAAGATTGTTGAGAATATTACTCAGGCAATTTGCAGGGATATCCTCTGCTATGCAATGCGGACACTTCGAGATTGTAATATCGTCGCTCATATTCATGACGAACTTGTAATCGAGTGTGGTAAAGATGTGGCAGTAGATGCGATTTGCAAGCAAATGGGCAGAACACCACCCTGGGTTCCTGGATTGCTTCTTCGTGCAGATGGCTACGAGTGCAACTTCTATATGAAGGATTAA
- a CDS encoding DUF2815 family protein produces the protein MTKNTIPTKVILGPRTRWSYCNAWEPKSINGSKPKYSVSFIIPKDDEKTVARVRAAIKAAYEEGESKLKGNGKSVPAMSAIKLPLRDGDAERPDDPAYANSFFINANSNNAPQIVDANRQEIIDHSEVYSGVYGRASVNFYAFNSNGNRGIACGLGNLQKIKDGEPLGSRSSAEDDFAATDDDDDFLA, from the coding sequence ATGACAAAGAACACTATTCCGACAAAGGTCATTCTGGGCCCGAGAACAAGATGGAGCTATTGCAACGCGTGGGAACCGAAGAGTATCAACGGTTCAAAACCGAAGTACAGCGTATCCTTCATTATTCCGAAGGATGATGAAAAGACTGTGGCAAGGGTTCGTGCCGCCATCAAGGCAGCCTATGAAGAAGGCGAAAGCAAGCTGAAAGGCAACGGCAAGAGCGTGCCTGCTATGTCAGCAATCAAGCTTCCGCTGCGTGATGGAGATGCGGAAAGACCGGATGATCCGGCGTATGCAAACTCTTTCTTCATCAACGCCAATAGTAATAATGCACCGCAGATTGTCGATGCAAATCGTCAGGAAATCATCGATCACAGCGAAGTTTACTCAGGCGTTTATGGTCGAGCGAGTGTCAATTTTTACGCCTTCAACAGCAATGGAAATCGTGGGATTGCTTGCGGCCTTGGGAATCTTCAGAAGATTAAAGATGGGGAACCGCTGGGTAGCCGTAGTAGTGCCGAGGATGACTTTGCTGCTACTGATGATGACGACGATTTCCTTGCTTAG
- a CDS encoding DUF2800 domain-containing protein — protein sequence MPEVHAKLPASASPRWIPCPPSALLNLEAGEAPSEYAQQGTDAHTLCEHHLKQALGVRVRDPTKDLTWYDGEMEMCAQDYAAFVMEQIAEVKKYCKDPTVLVEQQLDLSDWIPQGFGTADALIAGDDLLVICDYKHGKGVKVEATSPQLKCYGLGCIAMFDGVYDIQRVRMAIFQPRLANISINEMTKEELLRWGDEVLKPAAQLAFRGDGALKAGEHCKFCRVKDCRERARYNLELAQYDFQDPVHLDDAEIAEILSRIDELTAWATDIKEYALKQALSGKHFDHWKLVEGRSIRRYTDEKAVAAAVEAAGYDPYEKKIKGITTLTSELGRKQFNELLGRLVEKPAGKPTLVPESDKRPELDIETAKEEFKEDESL from the coding sequence ATGCCTGAGGTACATGCAAAGCTTCCTGCTTCCGCAAGTCCAAGGTGGATTCCTTGTCCGCCATCAGCACTGCTGAATCTTGAAGCTGGAGAAGCGCCATCCGAATATGCTCAGCAGGGGACGGACGCACATACGCTTTGCGAACATCACCTGAAGCAGGCACTCGGTGTAAGGGTCCGTGACCCGACGAAGGATCTCACTTGGTACGACGGCGAAATGGAGATGTGCGCACAGGATTATGCCGCATTTGTTATGGAGCAAATCGCAGAGGTGAAGAAATATTGTAAGGATCCGACCGTTCTGGTGGAACAGCAACTCGATCTTTCAGACTGGATCCCGCAAGGGTTCGGAACCGCAGATGCGCTGATTGCCGGTGATGATCTTCTGGTTATTTGCGATTACAAACACGGCAAAGGCGTGAAGGTAGAGGCCACATCACCACAGCTTAAATGCTATGGACTTGGATGCATTGCAATGTTTGATGGTGTCTATGACATCCAGCGCGTGCGTATGGCGATCTTCCAGCCAAGACTAGCTAATATCAGCATCAACGAAATGACCAAGGAAGAACTCCTGAGGTGGGGTGACGAGGTTTTGAAACCGGCTGCCCAGCTTGCTTTCCGTGGCGACGGTGCGCTGAAAGCAGGAGAACATTGCAAATTCTGTCGAGTAAAGGATTGTCGGGAAAGAGCCAGATACAACCTGGAATTAGCCCAGTATGACTTCCAAGATCCAGTTCATCTTGATGATGCAGAAATTGCGGAGATCCTTTCAAGAATCGATGAACTGACGGCCTGGGCAACGGACATCAAAGAATATGCTCTGAAGCAGGCTCTTAGCGGAAAACACTTTGATCACTGGAAACTTGTGGAAGGTAGATCCATTCGACGGTATACGGACGAGAAAGCTGTAGCTGCTGCCGTCGAAGCCGCTGGATACGACCCTTACGAAAAGAAAATCAAAGGTATCACTACCTTGACTTCGGAACTTGGTAGAAAGCAGTTCAATGAGTTGCTTGGCAGGCTGGTTGAAAAGCCTGCAGGAAAACCGACGCTTGTACCGGAAAGCGATAAAAGACCGGAACTGGATATCGAAACAGCGAAAGAAGAATTCAAGGAGGATGAATCACTATGA
- a CDS encoding sigma-70 family RNA polymerase sigma factor: MKLRKTKSNERSTYTYESNDGTRVTIYPGKDGVTELDIKMLHALDDAEVYNNIKNTRPPVEDWQKKAIEEWKNSHPGEEPAKNWNLSLDQMTANEDEGGYGDKFRGLSDLSKEPDLKKRLAIESIHEVVATFPNDQIDLYELYYIKEYSKAEIAEKYHTSRANITQRVNRLEEKIKKYF; encoded by the coding sequence ATGAAATTGAGAAAAACAAAGTCAAATGAGCGCAGCACGTACACATATGAATCAAATGACGGGACAAGGGTAACCATTTATCCCGGAAAGGACGGTGTTACAGAACTCGACATCAAGATGCTTCACGCGTTGGATGATGCAGAAGTCTACAACAACATCAAGAATACCCGTCCTCCAGTTGAGGATTGGCAGAAGAAGGCAATCGAGGAATGGAAGAACAGTCATCCCGGAGAGGAACCAGCAAAGAACTGGAATCTTTCTCTCGACCAGATGACTGCAAATGAAGACGAGGGTGGCTACGGTGATAAATTCCGTGGACTTTCCGATCTGTCAAAAGAACCAGATCTGAAGAAGAGACTAGCTATCGAAAGTATCCATGAGGTCGTTGCTACGTTTCCAAATGATCAGATTGATCTGTATGAGCTCTATTACATCAAGGAATACTCCAAGGCGGAGATTGCTGAGAAGTACCACACGAGCCGCGCCAATATCACGCAACGGGTTAACCGTCTGGAAGAGAAAATCAAGAAATACTTCTGA
- a CDS encoding ImmA/IrrE family metallo-endopeptidase, protein MYKDFKSYIQVNYGDLLQEKIQKYIDERHDGQGFHAYGVVSLLDQKIENMQVMSLSCHEVLGPKVEIDVHVKADIVMQSLGTSKVEAGRKTRWFTVYMEAVLQNGLHHEEVINVDEYYNGKFDIENALDAYMLPYIKSEQLEDIADDFTRFCCDKEQYNGWNSPLKQILKEMGLKCYVADLPQGEMGRMYFRKQVESVEEFITSPGERLPKRTTVQRVIDPGTMLISRDHFFIRGYGSQADTISHEIVHWDKHDKFFEIISLLNQDEKSLHCESSPVDSPENLEGLAKARWWAEWQANALAPRYLMPRWIFTDYFPKMLQENREMLEGSGASEGQIMEEALSQIAGVFKVTKYEAKLRALQLGYKQAEGAFIRVKGYKREPFTFQTDALGDYQTFILDNRNGTRLYNSDPKFRELIDSKRFIYTGCLVCIKDPLYVQRTDDPSCPEGFELTEYARNHVDECCLKFTRHYTQENAYTEYYNECFLSRDINSADFSETRDIEYECNQSVKDQEKNLRELDESYESVLEQLDTLPGSFYGTFNAHMKRVKKENGKKMTNEELSFRTGISKDYIGKLRHQNVNIQFETVCALCQGMHLHPVFSDDMIAKAVGKYPQTKEGLNAQVILHYHFRESLKVVNARLRKQGYPEWGCDEKIIDNFEEKSN, encoded by the coding sequence GTGTATAAGGATTTCAAGTCTTATATCCAAGTAAATTACGGTGATCTGCTTCAGGAAAAAATCCAGAAATACATCGATGAGCGTCACGATGGCCAGGGATTTCATGCATATGGGGTAGTCTCTCTGCTGGATCAAAAAATTGAGAACATGCAGGTAATGAGCCTATCTTGTCATGAAGTCCTTGGACCAAAAGTGGAAATTGATGTACATGTTAAAGCCGACATTGTAATGCAGAGCCTGGGGACATCTAAGGTAGAAGCCGGAAGAAAAACGCGATGGTTTACCGTCTACATGGAAGCAGTTCTTCAGAATGGTCTTCATCACGAAGAAGTCATTAATGTTGATGAATACTACAACGGTAAATTTGATATCGAAAACGCCTTAGATGCATACATGTTGCCTTACATTAAATCAGAGCAACTCGAGGATATCGCTGATGATTTTACGCGGTTCTGCTGTGACAAAGAACAATATAACGGTTGGAATTCACCTTTGAAACAGATCCTCAAGGAGATGGGGTTGAAGTGTTATGTTGCTGACCTTCCACAAGGTGAAATGGGGCGGATGTATTTCAGAAAACAGGTAGAGTCAGTAGAAGAATTTATCACGAGTCCAGGAGAAAGGCTCCCCAAAAGAACTACAGTACAGCGAGTTATTGACCCGGGAACTATGCTTATTAGCCGTGACCATTTTTTTATTCGTGGGTATGGAAGCCAAGCTGATACCATTTCTCATGAAATAGTGCATTGGGATAAGCACGATAAATTCTTTGAGATTATTTCTTTGCTTAATCAAGACGAGAAATCACTTCATTGCGAATCATCGCCAGTTGATTCACCGGAAAATTTAGAAGGACTTGCAAAAGCACGCTGGTGGGCAGAGTGGCAAGCAAATGCTCTTGCTCCACGATATCTGATGCCACGTTGGATTTTCACTGACTATTTTCCAAAGATGCTTCAAGAAAATCGAGAAATGTTGGAAGGAAGTGGAGCATCCGAAGGACAGATTATGGAGGAGGCGCTCTCACAGATTGCTGGCGTTTTTAAAGTTACCAAATATGAGGCAAAACTCCGAGCTCTCCAGCTAGGTTATAAACAAGCAGAAGGGGCCTTCATTCGCGTCAAAGGATATAAACGAGAGCCGTTTACGTTTCAAACAGATGCACTGGGTGATTATCAAACCTTCATTCTGGATAACAGAAATGGTACCAGGCTGTATAACAGTGACCCGAAATTCCGTGAGCTGATTGATAGTAAAAGATTTATTTATACTGGTTGCCTTGTCTGTATTAAGGATCCGCTGTACGTTCAAAGGACGGATGATCCTTCTTGCCCAGAAGGGTTTGAACTTACAGAATATGCTCGAAATCATGTAGATGAATGCTGTTTAAAATTCACTCGGCATTACACTCAGGAAAATGCGTACACAGAGTACTATAACGAATGTTTTCTCAGCCGGGATATCAATTCGGCGGATTTCTCTGAAACGCGTGATATTGAATATGAATGCAATCAGTCAGTTAAGGATCAGGAGAAAAATCTGAGAGAGCTGGACGAGAGTTATGAGTCTGTTCTGGAGCAACTAGACACACTGCCAGGATCATTCTATGGGACATTCAATGCTCATATGAAACGAGTGAAAAAAGAAAATGGCAAGAAGATGACAAATGAAGAGTTATCTTTCCGGACGGGAATCAGCAAAGACTATATCGGAAAATTACGACATCAAAATGTGAATATTCAGTTCGAAACGGTATGTGCTCTGTGCCAAGGTATGCATCTTCACCCGGTTTTTAGCGATGACATGATTGCAAAAGCAGTAGGTAAATATCCACAAACAAAAGAGGGATTGAATGCTCAGGTTATCCTGCATTATCACTTTCGTGAATCTTTGAAAGTCGTTAATGCTCGTTTGCGGAAGCAAGGTTACCCAGAATGGGGATGTGATGAAAAAATAATTGATAATTTTGAAGAAAAGTCGAACTGA
- a CDS encoding type I restriction endonuclease subunit R, with product MFNEDNTTEQMLISSLQKNGWKYIPAENLERSYDDVMVEPMVKNALIRLNPEIAEDESRADDVITKIRTLINKTNSRNLVSQNEEFKKLVFETNSFPFGKNGKSVSIDLFGTEINGKLDKNEYVVTNQWVYPQKESGKRLDVVLLVNGFPFVIGELKTPVRAAITWLDGAQDINKYEQSIPKMFVTNVFNFATEGKCYRYGSVCMPAQKWGPWHTNEDKSDGSLAAVNVSVSDMVTPAKVMDLFQFFTLYTTDSKYRKFKVIARYQQYEGANMIIDRVRTGYPKRGLIWHFQGSGKSYLMEFAAVKLRMLPDLKNPTVIIVDDRLDLESQITAQFHSSAVGNLESASTRDQLMTMLRQDIRKIIITTIFRFQEVDGELSARDNIIVLVDECHRTQEGDLGIKMRTALPNAFFFGLTGTPINRIDKNTFVTFGAIEDRSGYMSKYSFSDSIRDHATLPLHFEPVPIDLKVDKDTMDREFDVLTDDLSDTQKAELSKHVNMKAIMYNPARIHKVCAHIAKHFTEKVRPNGYKAEVVVYDRPCCIKYKEELDKLLGPKCSTIVMDTNDDKADVYKAYKRTKDEEAKVLDRFRDPNDPLEIVIVTAKLLTGFDAPILQCMYLDKPMKDHTLLQAICRTNRTYDEGKTFGLIVDYIGIFDNVAKALNFDEGSMKKVITNIEEVKKQVPALLRKCLSYFMGIDRTVTGWEGLMAAQECLPTNDMKDKFAADYQVLNRAWNAVSPDPILEPMKVDYTWLTNVYESIKPTDGSGGLIWAALGPKTLNIVNENLTVGEVHEDEEIISLDPDLIDDFINKSHGTENAAKRVEIDLVAKIQKHSNDPKFEKLGDRLERLREQHEQGLINSIEFLKMLLELAKEAAQAEKEVVPKEEIDKGKAALTELFNGVKNNNTPVIVERVVNDIDDIVKIVRFDGWQNTTTGQQEIKKALRSVVWIKYKIKDKEVFDKAYSYIEEYY from the coding sequence ATGTTTAATGAAGATAATACAACTGAACAGATGCTGATTTCCTCTCTTCAGAAAAATGGCTGGAAATATATTCCGGCTGAGAACCTTGAACGCTCTTATGACGATGTTATGGTAGAGCCAATGGTAAAAAACGCCTTAATTCGTCTCAATCCTGAAATCGCAGAAGATGAATCTCGCGCCGATGATGTCATTACTAAAATAAGAACACTGATCAACAAGACTAATAGCCGCAATCTTGTCTCTCAGAATGAAGAGTTTAAGAAGCTGGTATTTGAAACGAACTCTTTCCCGTTTGGTAAAAATGGGAAGTCCGTGTCTATTGACCTGTTTGGCACGGAAATTAACGGAAAGCTCGATAAGAACGAGTATGTTGTCACAAATCAATGGGTTTATCCCCAGAAGGAAAGCGGCAAACGTCTAGATGTTGTCCTTCTTGTGAATGGTTTTCCTTTCGTTATTGGCGAGCTGAAGACCCCTGTCCGGGCAGCAATTACATGGTTAGATGGAGCTCAGGACATAAACAAGTATGAGCAGAGTATTCCTAAGATGTTCGTGACAAATGTCTTCAATTTTGCGACTGAGGGAAAGTGCTATCGCTATGGGTCTGTTTGTATGCCTGCTCAGAAGTGGGGGCCTTGGCATACGAACGAAGATAAATCGGATGGTAGTCTGGCTGCAGTAAATGTCAGTGTGTCCGATATGGTTACACCTGCCAAGGTGATGGACCTGTTTCAGTTCTTCACTCTATATACGACAGATAGCAAGTATAGAAAATTCAAGGTGATTGCCAGGTATCAGCAGTATGAGGGAGCCAACATGATCATAGATCGTGTCCGCACTGGTTATCCCAAGAGAGGCTTGATATGGCATTTCCAGGGATCTGGTAAATCCTACCTTATGGAATTTGCTGCAGTGAAGCTTCGTATGCTGCCAGATCTGAAAAATCCTACAGTCATTATTGTTGATGACCGCCTTGACCTTGAGTCTCAGATTACTGCACAGTTCCATTCTTCTGCTGTTGGTAATTTGGAATCAGCTTCAACAAGAGATCAGCTCATGACGATGCTCCGTCAGGACATCAGGAAGATTATCATCACAACAATTTTCCGCTTTCAGGAAGTTGATGGCGAACTTAGCGCAAGAGATAACATCATCGTGCTTGTTGATGAGTGTCACCGTACCCAAGAGGGCGATCTTGGCATCAAAATGAGAACTGCTCTGCCGAATGCATTCTTCTTTGGTCTGACTGGCACACCTATTAACCGTATCGATAAAAATACATTTGTTACATTCGGGGCAATCGAAGATCGCAGTGGATACATGAGCAAGTACTCATTTTCAGATTCTATTCGTGACCATGCGACACTTCCGCTTCATTTTGAGCCGGTTCCGATCGATCTTAAAGTGGACAAGGACACGATGGATCGTGAATTTGATGTACTCACGGATGATCTTTCTGATACACAAAAAGCTGAGCTTTCAAAGCATGTAAATATGAAGGCCATCATGTACAATCCGGCGAGAATTCACAAGGTTTGTGCTCATATTGCAAAGCACTTTACTGAAAAGGTTAGGCCGAACGGCTATAAAGCGGAGGTTGTTGTATATGACCGCCCTTGCTGTATTAAGTATAAGGAAGAGCTTGATAAGCTCCTTGGACCTAAATGCTCGACGATCGTCATGGATACCAATGACGACAAGGCAGATGTGTACAAGGCATATAAGCGCACTAAGGATGAGGAAGCAAAGGTGCTCGATCGCTTCCGGGATCCTAATGACCCGTTAGAGATTGTCATCGTTACGGCAAAGCTCCTCACCGGATTTGATGCACCGATTTTGCAATGCATGTATTTGGACAAACCGATGAAGGACCATACTCTTCTGCAGGCCATTTGTCGCACGAACCGCACCTATGATGAAGGCAAGACATTTGGACTGATCGTAGATTATATTGGTATCTTCGATAATGTTGCCAAAGCACTGAATTTCGATGAAGGCAGCATGAAGAAAGTCATTACTAATATTGAAGAAGTGAAGAAACAGGTTCCTGCGCTCCTGCGCAAGTGTCTGAGTTATTTTATGGGAATCGATAGAACGGTAACTGGCTGGGAAGGCTTAATGGCAGCACAGGAGTGTCTTCCTACGAATGACATGAAAGATAAGTTTGCTGCGGATTATCAGGTATTGAACCGCGCATGGAACGCTGTTTCGCCTGATCCGATACTAGAGCCGATGAAGGTAGATTACACTTGGCTGACAAACGTATACGAATCCATTAAACCTACTGATGGTAGCGGCGGATTAATCTGGGCAGCACTTGGGCCAAAGACACTAAACATCGTCAATGAGAATCTGACGGTTGGCGAAGTTCATGAGGATGAAGAAATTATTTCTCTGGATCCGGATCTGATCGATGATTTCATTAATAAGAGCCACGGAACAGAAAATGCAGCAAAGCGAGTGGAAATAGATCTGGTTGCAAAAATTCAGAAACACAGTAATGATCCCAAGTTTGAGAAGCTTGGCGATCGGCTTGAAAGACTACGTGAACAGCATGAACAGGGACTTATTAATAGCATTGAGTTCCTTAAGATGTTACTGGAACTAGCGAAAGAAGCTGCTCAGGCCGAGAAAGAGGTTGTTCCAAAGGAAGAGATCGACAAGGGAAAAGCTGCTTTGACGGAGCTCTTCAATGGGGTAAAGAACAACAACACACCTGTTATTGTGGAACGTGTTGTCAATGATATCGACGATATTGTAAAGATTGTCCGCTTTGATGGGTGGCAGAATACAACAACTGGCCAGCAGGAGATAAAGAAGGCACTCCGAAGCGTTGTTTGGATCAAGTATAAGATCAAGGACAAGGAAGTCTTTGATAAGGCATACAGCTACATCGAGGAGTACTACTAA
- a CDS encoding restriction endonuclease subunit S codes for MNKVLLGDVAEEVRENYKETNGNPAVVGLEHLIPGEIRLKDWSEDINTTFTKTFHKGQVLFGRRRAYLKKAAVAPVDGICSGDITVISAKPDKILPELLPFVIQNDDFFDFAVGKSAGSLSPRVKWSRLKEYEFNLPSLPQQRKLAKLLWSFVDAKEAYEDLIRQTDELVKSQFIEMFGDPLSDYYEDESAVLSAVFEKPQSGEWGNDDIDGNGVSVLRTTNFTDDGYITYEDVATRDIDRDKAKDKFLQPGDILIEKSGGSGDKPVGRVVLYEREPNKYLNNNFTARLHLNGKYNLSRLYTFYFMFVNYKRGGTKLFEGKTTGIHNLRLDEYLKNTSIPIPSAEKQNRFVNLAQQSDKSKFILQPMPKKLLTS; via the coding sequence ATGAATAAAGTATTACTCGGCGATGTCGCTGAAGAAGTAAGGGAAAATTACAAGGAGACTAATGGTAATCCAGCTGTTGTAGGTTTGGAGCATTTGATCCCGGGTGAAATCCGTTTAAAGGATTGGAGTGAGGATATCAATACGACATTTACGAAGACATTTCACAAGGGACAGGTTCTTTTTGGACGCCGGCGTGCATATCTGAAGAAGGCAGCAGTTGCGCCGGTGGACGGAATCTGTTCAGGAGATATTACTGTTATCAGTGCCAAGCCGGATAAAATTCTGCCAGAGCTCCTTCCGTTTGTTATACAGAATGATGACTTCTTTGATTTTGCTGTCGGAAAATCTGCTGGTTCCCTATCACCACGTGTGAAATGGTCAAGGCTTAAAGAGTATGAATTTAATCTGCCAAGCCTGCCACAGCAGAGAAAATTAGCAAAACTGCTCTGGAGCTTCGTAGATGCAAAAGAGGCATATGAAGATCTGATTCGTCAGACGGATGAGCTGGTCAAATCTCAATTTATCGAGATGTTTGGCGATCCGCTATCGGATTACTACGAAGATGAATCTGCTGTGCTATCAGCGGTCTTTGAAAAGCCACAGTCAGGTGAATGGGGAAACGATGATATAGATGGCAATGGCGTTTCAGTGTTACGTACAACAAATTTCACTGACGACGGGTATATAACCTACGAAGATGTTGCAACAAGAGATATTGATAGGGATAAAGCGAAGGACAAGTTTCTTCAACCTGGAGATATTCTCATTGAGAAATCAGGTGGCTCCGGGGATAAACCTGTAGGGCGTGTTGTTCTGTATGAGCGAGAACCGAACAAGTACCTCAACAACAATTTCACCGCAAGGCTTCATCTTAACGGCAAATACAACCTGAGCAGGCTTTACACATTTTACTTTATGTTTGTGAATTATAAGCGGGGAGGGACAAAGCTTTTTGAAGGGAAAACAACTGGCATACATAATCTTCGACTTGATGAGTATTTGAAAAATACAAGTATTCCAATTCCATCAGCCGAAAAGCAGAATCGATTTGTGAACCTTGCTCAACAGAGCGATAAATCAAAATTTATACTTCAACCTATGCCTAAAAAATTGCTAACGAGCTAG